One Pseudomonas tolaasii NCPPB 2192 genomic window carries:
- a CDS encoding hotdog family protein, whose translation MIPWPLAELLPHAGDMILIDQVLSFDEEQVHTRLTVKPGGLFNRDDGSLPAWVGIELMAQSVAAYAGCRARQKGEAVELGFLLGTRKFECNVEHFPAGAELTIHGLRSLEDDNGMGVFECHLTGDGIQASARLNVFRPPQAANYLDESKDETP comes from the coding sequence ATGATCCCTTGGCCACTCGCCGAACTGCTGCCCCACGCGGGCGACATGATCCTGATCGACCAGGTGCTGTCGTTCGATGAAGAGCAGGTCCACACCCGCCTGACCGTCAAACCCGGCGGCCTGTTCAACCGCGACGACGGCAGCCTGCCCGCCTGGGTCGGCATCGAGCTGATGGCGCAAAGCGTGGCCGCCTACGCCGGTTGCCGCGCGCGCCAGAAAGGCGAAGCGGTGGAACTGGGGTTCCTGTTGGGCACACGCAAGTTCGAGTGCAACGTGGAGCACTTTCCGGCAGGCGCCGAACTGACCATCCACGGCCTGCGCTCACTGGAAGACGACAACGGAATGGGGGTGTTCGAATGCCACCTCACCGGCGACGGCATCCAGGCCAGCGCGCGCTTGAACGTATTTCGACCGCCCCAGGCGGCCAATTATTTAGATGAATCGAAGGACGAAACGCCATGA
- the fabG gene encoding 3-oxoacyl-ACP reductase FabG, with amino-acid sequence MTESVLVTGSSRGIGRAIALRLAQAGHDIVLHCRSGRTEADAVQVEIEALGRKARVLQFDVADRAACKDILEADVEQHGAYYGVVLNAGLTRDGAFPALSEDDWDVVMRTNLDGFYNVLHPVMMPMIRRRAAGRIVCITSVSGLIGNRGQVNYSASKAGLIGAAKALAIELGKRKITVNCVAPGLIDTAMLDENVPVEELMKMIPAQRMGTPEEVAGAVNFLMSAEAGYITRQVLAVNGGLC; translated from the coding sequence ATGACTGAATCCGTACTGGTCACCGGCTCCAGCCGTGGCATCGGCCGCGCCATCGCGTTGCGCCTGGCCCAGGCCGGGCATGACATCGTGCTGCATTGCCGCAGTGGTCGCACTGAAGCCGACGCGGTGCAGGTCGAGATCGAAGCCCTGGGCCGCAAGGCGCGGGTGCTGCAATTCGACGTGGCGGATCGCGCAGCGTGCAAGGACATTCTGGAAGCCGACGTAGAACAACATGGCGCTTATTACGGCGTGGTGCTCAACGCCGGTTTGACTCGCGATGGAGCCTTCCCGGCCTTGTCGGAAGACGACTGGGACGTGGTGATGCGCACCAACCTCGACGGTTTCTACAACGTGCTGCACCCGGTGATGATGCCGATGATTCGTCGTCGCGCAGCCGGGCGCATCGTGTGCATCACCTCGGTGTCCGGGCTGATCGGCAACCGTGGGCAGGTCAATTACAGTGCGTCCAAAGCCGGCTTGATCGGCGCCGCCAAGGCGCTGGCCATTGAGCTGGGCAAGCGCAAGATCACCGTCAACTGTGTTGCGCCGGGCTTGATCGACACAGCCATGCTCGATGAGAACGTACCGGTGGAAGAGCTGATGAAGATGATCCCCGCGCAGCGCATGGGCACACCGGAGGAAGTCGCAGGTGCGGTGAATTTCCTGATGTCGGCTGAAGCCGGCTACATCACCCGCCAGGTGCTGGCCGTGAACGGGGGCCTGTGCTGA